The window CACGATGTTGCCGCAGCCTGATGTAGGTTTCAAGTGGTGTCTGTAGAGGTTTCGGTGCGTTCTTGTTCAGAACGAGTAAGACTTTGCCAATCCCATGCAGGCCTACAAGGGGCGTGGATGCGTGCAGTGCCTACctcacaatcgtgaatcaatTAGGACGTTAGGACTTTCTCCGTCATGGCACCTGTCGTGTGTGATGCGGAGGCCGTGATGGGCATCGCGCGCAAAAATGAATGGATCACGCTTCAGACGCGCTCAATTCGATCGTGTGCTGCTAACTTGGTGGAGACACTCATCCAGCACAACCGCGCTAGCAAGCTCCGGCGTCACAACGCGCCGGCAAGGCCCGTGGGCACTGGATCAGCATAttacattcgtgattcgttatgattcacgattaacgattcacgattacatCGGCATCCACTTTGATTTCAAATAAGCCAACGCAAAATCACGgtcgtgaatggtgaatgaAAGAAACTTGCAAGCTGGCTGAAAATCGCACTATTGGGCAGAGGGTTTGTACGTGAAAGGGCAACTCTGCTCAGTGCCGTCATCGTAGAAAGCTCGGCTCTCGcgcaatcacagaatcgagagcagcgactGCACTACATGACACCACACGgctgcagtcacgagtaatCAGACGTGCTTCTCAACGATCAAGGAACATCTGCTCGCCTAATCCTAGATTGCTCGAGTGGTTGATTCTGCCGGCCCCGTCCCCAACGAGCTGTGAATTTGAATCAGCCAAGAGCAACTTCCCAGATGAAAGTGGGACAAAAGTACTGTAGTGCGTCACAATCACGCCTCTCCACCAGATGAAGTAGGGTTGCATCTTCCTCCAAATGCTGTAAGTCTGCCAACGCTCTGTGCTTATGCATCTCAGCGGGTCGTGTCTCGTGTCCAGGtcttcacgattcgtgagttACTCTGTCGGTATGCTGCAAGCTGCTTTCCCCTACCGATGCCCCAAGCCGGACGATCAAGCATATATACTGAACCCTTTTCCATTCACTGACAGTCCAAACCGGACCCTTTCGCAAAGTTACCCCCTGATCAGCATCCCTGTCACATAACCACATCATCTTCAACTAGATATTCATTGCCGATCATGATTGCTTCTGCCGTCCGTCTCTCCGCTGCTCTCGGTCGTCAGCCCGgcctcgtcgctgtcaCCTCCACCGCAACCTCGGCTGGTCTCAAGACCTCAGCTACTTCGCCTCTCCAGGCCACTACCACCTTGCGCAACCTCGACGGTCGTCTCTGGTCGAAGAACAGGTAAGTCATCTGCTCCCTGCGCGATGCCGTTGGAACCTTCTATACAAGCATCTTGAGGCTAACCTCTCGCCTACGTGTGTACTTTCTCGGTTTCATTCGTCTAGACTCCAAGTCGTTCTTGACGCCTCTGCACCAGTACCGGCGGCCAAGGAGCCCGACTGGTCAaatcttgctgctcgcgcaAAGGACGCCAAGGAACTCGCGGGCTGCTAATCAAGTAGCCAGCAAACGTCCGCATCCTTATCTTACCTTGCAGCATGCTTCTCGTGTCCATCTTTCGTCCCAAGTTCTTGTCGCATTTGTAGTTGCAACCTTCGCTCTCATCAAGGTTACCCCTATGTATTTGTATCTGTATTCTTTTATGCCTCCCAAGTAATCATGATCATATACAACACATTCCTGTCCGACGTCCGGACGTCCACAGCATCAAGCCATGACATCCACCGGAGCGTCAAGGTTGTTTGCTATAGTCGGTACAAGACGCCTGAAGACGACGCTTACCACTGGTCATAGACATTCGAAGGGTCTATTGCTTCCAAGTTGCGCTGTACAACGGACCTTTGTAGCACTTACATACTCACATGTAGCCACAGTCCGAGGAAGAAGCATGAGGGCAATGCTGTTCACAGCCGCCTGCTGTCGAGTCTAGAAGCTTGAATCGGCCGACAGGAGGCAAGTATAGCCTTTTGTTCCTTGGTCTTCTTAGATGAAATGACACAAACTTAACattgctgcttcttcgacaTGCGACAAGCGATTcactattcgtgattgtgattcgtaattttTGATTCGTGTGCCCAGAAAAATTGAAATCAAATGATACGATGATGTGACTGCTGAGAGGTGATTTCCAAAGGGGTTCAAAAGTCGTGAAACGACGCAAGAGCTGAGCCGTTtggtgagtcgtgagttggcACAGCCGCCTCAACGCTTGCTGGACCAAGAAcaacagacacgagaaAAATAAGCAAGTTTGTGGCTCACCAGCCAGTCAAAGAAATACTCACCATTGCGCCCATCTTGTCTCgggaagagagagagggtGTGTGGAAAGCAAGTGTGAGTGAATCGGGagtgagtggtgagtgtgtgtgtgtcttTTGTTCTGCGCTGCTCTGGTTCGTTGggcgtcgacgtcgtctGGCCGTCTCCATTTCACCGCTTAgccttgctgctcagcttATCTCCACCAACACTAAGCATTCAACCACGACTCCCACTTGTCTTTGACATCTTTCGTCGTATCATCTCATCAGTTTCCTTCCTACGGATCTTGACCTAAACAAGTTCACCCTACTCGAGCATCATTACATCACGTCTGCCGACGAATAGGCAAATCCTTTTGCAGTAAGTCACATTTCAGCCACGGCATAAACATCATCAACATCCTCAgcatcgcagcagctgcacctTCGAGCAGACAAAGCTCGAACCTGGCCCTTGGCATTGGTGTTTTTCCAACCTCGATTGATGTGACACATTCAAATGTCACCAGCCATACCCGGCTGGCCAAACAGCTCCGATGCTGCCCCAGAAGTGCTCTCTTGGTTCGGCGATAGGCAGGCGTATGCCTTCACAGTACTGCGCTAGAGCTAGGAGCGATACTGTTTGCAGATCAAGAGATCGTAGCTGCAGGCTCTATTGTCTCGTTACCAACGGTCTAAGCGGAGCCCCAGACGCTGGAAACTGTCCACCTTCCAAAGTGGTGTGCAGCGCTCTGCCATCTTTCTCCGGCTGCATTTCCCATACACTTATTTGACAGCATACTGACTGATCCTTTCTCCTTTGCCCCGTTTTCTCcccatctccatctccatctcgatcgctgCATCATCTGCTGTTCCGTGTCACACACTGTCGACTATATTTCATTCGATTCATCTCCTGTCTTGCACCCGACCTTGCTATTGCCTCGTACAGAAAATGGCTACGAAGAGAATCAACAaggagctcgtcgacctcggtCGCGATCCTCCTTCGTCCTGCAGCGCTGGCCCCACCGGTGACAACATGTTCCAATGGCAAGCAACGATCATGGGACCCGGCGACTCTCCTTACGCCGGCGGTGTCTTTTTCCTCTCAATCACTTTCCCCACTGACTACCCCTTCAAGCCTCCCAAGGTTTCTTTTTCCACCAAGATCTACCATCCGAacatcaacagcaacggcagcatCTGTCTCGACATTCTCAGAGACCAGTGGAGTCCAGCGCTGACCATCTCCAAGGTGTTGCTCTCGATCTGTTCGATGCTCACTGACCCAAATCCTGATGATCCGCTTGTTCCCGAGATCGCCAACTTGTACAAGACGGACCGTCAGCGTTACGAGAGTACTGCCCGTGAATGGACCAGAAAGTACGCCATGTAAAGTCGCCCCAATTCAAGCCAACCCTAGCGACACTTCCTTCCGAATTGCATTTACGACTTTCTTCCTAGGAATGtctgcacctgcagcaTGCATTCGCAATCCATTCATGCAACACTCTGATCCATAGCGAGAATGTCAGGTTGTGCGTGCTCTGGTTTCTGAAGTCTCGATCAATGATGACGACTGCTCGTCGATATACATCATACCGCTGTTTTGTTTGCAAGCGTATGTTGTCTGCCGAGATTCTCAattctcgattctcgattgTTTGCTTGAGTGTCTTTTGTGGTAACCTTTGAGGTCCTCGTCCAACAAGTAACTGCTTGCCGCATTGCCGATTTCCAGGCACTGGCAGGAGCATTTTCATCGGTAGCACAGCCTACCTGCATGTCCTATGGGCGTTTCTCCTTCAGCTGCACTACCCGTTTGAGCTCACACTCCCTTCTGCTTGCAATCTCTGGAACATAGATTTAGAGCTGCTTGACTGAGCCGTTGCATGTTGGGAGCTGGTACACAAGTATCGGCCTTTTACAGGAgagaaacacgaaagcgCAGTGAACAGGCTCGGGTCCGAAGTTTTGCATTGGCCGCGTCCAATTTCGAGATTTTGCGTCCAACTCAACTGGGCCGCtttcttgatcttgtcgtgGTCTACTggctgcctctgcctctgcctctgcctctgcctctacatccatccatccatccatccatccattcatccatccatccatccatccatccatccatcccTCCgtctcttcctcgtcccATCCATCTCAACCTGACTCATGCCACGGCTTACCTCAGAGGCTGTATTGCTGGCTTAAGCCAACGAGACCTGCATAGGCCGACCAACATCAGCCTCGCATCAGCTCAGCCACAACACATAGCGAACCCAGTTCGATTGTCTGCGGATTTAGATCCTGTCCTGCTTTCCTCCTTGGGATGATACAATAGCGACACTTCACCCTACATATCAGCTTTGTCGGCTCGCAATGGAGGAGAAAGACTTGAACCAGGTGCCCGGTGCTTTGGCCAGCTCGAAACTGCCGACCATCCAGACTCGTCCAACCCCAGGTCACCAAACAAATAAGTCGATATCAAAAAACACCAGCATGGCTACTggagacgacgacgaggaagaagaaggaatGCTCAAGGTGGACGAAGAGGGTCAGAtcgaagaagatgaaggCGCCAACCACCAGGTGAGCCGGTCTCGTTCCAACATCGATCGCCGTCCCATATCACTTGCTGACCGTCTCACGCCGCTCGCTGATACTTCGTTCAAGAATAAGGGAACCTGTGCGCCATCCAACATCTCCAACGCTGGTTATGTATCCCCGAGGCATGCAATATCGGATCGAGAACACGATCGAGACCGATACCACGAAACTTCGCCTGCGCCATCTTCATCCTACACGCCACAGCGCCCGAGATTTGGCTATTCTGCTGAAACAGGAAGCTCTTATGGTGCCGCTTCAGCCTTTCCCTACGCGCGTGAATCTCATCGGTCAGAGTCCTACGCATCCGGCTCCAGAAACGGTTTCAGTGGACCAGGATCCCGAGCAGACAGCAGACGAGGCTGGTATGCCTCTCCAACCGCAGCTACTTCTCGAGCTCCCGATAACTACCGACCTGGCGCAAACcgcgagcgagacagaGATTGGGAATCGTTCCGCGATGGCGACCGAGACAGAGACTGGTCGACACTGGAGCGCGAGCGTGAGAGGGACGGATATCGACACTCGTCCTACCCGGCATCCACGGCTACCAAGTATGGTTTCGACAATCGCGAgtttgctgctcggcgtGCTGCATCTCCCTCGCCAAGCATGGTCAGGGACCGTGAATTTGACACAGATAGGTCCAGGGATAGAGATTCCCAACGATCAACCGAGCGCGACCCGCGCATACGAGCCTCCAGTTCGAGCTGGGGCAGCGGTGGTATGCGGCAATGGGGAAAACCTTTGGAGGCAGGCATTGCTCGTCAATCAGCGTCTGATGATGCTCGCTCCGATACATCGCAGCGACTGACCGGGTCTCGTTCCAACTACACACCTCCGCCTGCTGGATCGAGTGAAGCAGGCACCAAACCGAGCGGATCTGACTTTGTTTCTGAAAAAAGCGAGGCGAGAAGCAGGGAGGTGTCCTATCAGACGACTAACTCTCCAGATTATCGTCCAGCCACTGATACCAATAAAGTCGAAGTCTCAAAGTCTAGCATTTCTCGGAACAGCGCGCCCTCCACGACCTCTGCAAGTGCTTCACCGGCCACAAAGCTCGTACAGGACGCAGGGCAAGCGACAAAGGCATCTGAATCACGAGGCGACATGGGTGCAGATGTAGCTCATTCAGCACCATCGGAATTCGTCGAACGCAAGAATACGGAAACAGTCGAAGCGCCTTTGCCATCATATGCGACGACACTCGCGGCCGATGCCTTGCCCCATGATGTGTCTAGGCTAAACGGCAAGGAAAAGCCGGGTAGCGACCAATACGCTCAGTCGGAAGAGAAAGGACCTGTGGCAACCACACAAGAACACAAAGACTCCAGCGTCGAGCCAGCCGAGCAACCAGTCAGTGAGAAGTCTGAGTCGATCCTCGATCCGGCTCACTCGCAATCTGCTTCGCACTCAGCACAGGAGACAGCGAAGACCGCACAGATTTCAACTTCTACATCGTCCTCGGAAATAGATGTGCCAGCACAGCCTaacctcgtcgatgcgctgTCACTTAGCATTTCGACTGCCACGCAGGAGCAAGCAGATACAGAGCCCTCGTCGACAGTGTCGGCCTCAGCATCAGGCGCTAGTGACagtcaagcagcagcaccagcagcaccagcaacaacaacagcttCAGGAGCTGAGGTTACGCCAACCACACGTGTTGCGCAGTCCGTGACCTCTGGTCTAGTTGACGAGTCCACGGAAACTGATGTTGGAGCAACAGCCTCAAATGCAGCTCAGGACGAGGGGTCTGACCTCATTGCTATAACCGAATTCAAAGAAGCCTCGGAAGTTCCTGTCAAAGAGGAAGGGATGACAGCGACCGACGAACCAGTCACATCAGCAAACATCGATTCAGTTGTCAATGTTACTCTCACGACTCAGGCTCCAGTCACTGGGTCTTCCAATGGCGCAACATCGAAAGCTGATGCGTCCGTCTTACCTCCCCATCCTACACTAGTCCATGGAGTTAGCGACAGTATCGATACGCCAGATGCCTTGCAACAGGAGCAAAccgatgcggatgcagaAAAGCAAGAGCCGCCCGCATCGCCTCAGGCAGAGGTAGTTGCTAAGCCAGAGATCCGAGATGAATTGAACGCAAGCGTTACAGTGGATGCTGGGCCACTCGAGGCTGTCCAGCCTCCGACGGCGGACAGCGAAGCAACGGGAACAACAGGCAATCAGCAAACAACAGGCAATCAGCAAACGGAGGTGGAATTGGATGTCACAGATGTCCCCATGGAAGGTGCCCTTCAGGAGCAAGATCAGGCACTTGTAGTCCAAGCAGATATTGAACAGGTTTTGTCAGCCTCGACTGATACTCCTACCGCGCAAACGAAGTTCATCGACACGGGAgccagcggcagcggcggtgcgacagcagcaggcacgGGCATGGCGAAGGAGCTCGCTTTTCAACCCACGGAACCCAGCGTCAAGTCGGAGGAAGACCAGGCCGTTCCAATTAGTGATGTATCGATGACCGAAGCTGCCGTCGGGTCTGACCCGGTCGATACAGTCATCGCTCAGGAGCTAAAGGTCGAGATACAGCCGGAAGAgtcggctgcagcaccCGATgttggccaagcagctcccAATGTAGCTGATTCCGTGGAAGTCAAGACAacagaagctcaagcaggcgCTGCAGACACTGTCTCGCCATCAACTTCGCAAATCCAAGTTTCTGGGCAATTCGTCACCGCTACGATCGATACAGAGAACGAGACGCAAAAAATCACCCTGCCTCATGTCGATTATGGCGAAGATAAGAAAGTACAGAGTCTTGTGGAGCAAGAGTCCGCCAGGATCGAAGAAGTAGAGATGCCTGAAGCGGACCAACCCGAGCCCTCGTTGCGCATCGCTCAGATCGACGAAGCTGCAAAAGACATCGAACAGCCTCTCATGACACCTACTACACAAGAACAGATCGACCAAGCCATACACGCTGCAGTGCGCCAGCACTTTGCAATTGACATCGCTCACAAGGACGACTGGAAGAGCATCTTGCGGGAAAACCAATTGTTGTCgcagaagacgacgatggaCGTGCTCAAAACAAAAATCCATGGTATTCCGCAGCACGTCAGCTCGAACAAGCCGCTGTGGCTGCAAGAAGATGACGACCAGGCTGAGCGGACCAAAACCCAGCTGTTTTCACTGTTACTGGACCGCAAGAAGCGTCTCAATGAAAAAGTCGAGGCTCTCAAGAAACGCTATCGAAGCATCAACGAAGAGTGGAAAGTACACTGCTCGCGTCTCGACCGAGCTGCCGAGCGACGTGAAATGCTGCGTCGACCCCCAGCGAACACGCCAACAGGAACACCTGGTGCCTTCGGTGTCGAGGACCCCTCACCAGGCGGTGGTTTGCTCAGCGCATCACTCATCACTGGTCGAGCCAATCGTCGCAGCGCTCAGAGTGGAGGATTTGCCGGCTTCGGTGATGCTGTCCGATCTGAGGCGGAGTTCCTCGAGATTCTTGCCAGCCTCGAGAACGCAGATATGCAAGACCCCAACATGCGTGCTGCTCGCACCACAGCTACTGCTCCCGACATGTATATCGACCCGGACTCAGACCAGCTGATGAAGCTTCGGTACGATGATGTCAATGGGTTTGTCGCAGATCCGCTTGCGTTTTACCTCGACGAATTCGACCCTGATGTCTGGTCTGACGAAGAAAAGGCCATCTTTGCCCGACGCTATGCTTTATGGCCCAAGCAGTTCGGCAAGATTGCGCAGGCTCTACCGCACAAGACGCCGGCACAGTGCGTGCGCTACTACTACCTCAACAAGAAGGTGCCCGGCAACGACTTCAAGgccttggcagctgccAGGAACAGGGAACGGAAGCGCAAGGCTCGCGTCAAGCCCAAGAAAGCTAAAGGCAGCGCCCTTATGGCTGATCTGAAATCGGCAAAGGGCGAGGAGGtggacgacgtcgaagacGGGTCAGGCCTTCGCTCTCCTGTCGAGGCGTTGGATCCTTCTGGAACAACAGCTGATGTGCCTATGTCTGCTAATGGTCGTAGAGGTGGTGGTCGCAACCGCGTGGTCTCGACAGCAGTTGACGGCAGCGCCAGTGCAGAAGATGCCGTTGCTGGTCGCAAACGCACCGCTGATCAGAGCGAGGTAGAACCAAAAGGCAGCGATCCGAAGACATCAGACAAACGCAAGCCGGGACCGAAATCGAAGCGTGCCAAGTCTGACAACGCGAGTGGGGGGGACAAGTCTCGCAAATCGCGGCCCGCTAAGAAGGACAGCGCGACTCTCGATGAGGCAAAGCCTGGAGCGTCCTCGGCCCCCAGTGCAGTCCTAGCAGGCAACAAGTTGGAGGCGACTGACGAGTCAGCGCTAGCTGGAGCCGCTGACGGCGACGTAGCCCCTGCAGAGGTCAAGCCGAGAGTAGAGGACAGTGACCTGGCCGCGGCTGAGGCTTTGGGCGCATTAGCAGGTCTCTTTGGTGGCGCAGGGTCGGCTGGTGATAGCGCTGTGAACAACACAGCTCCCGGTACGACGGCTCAGCCATTGTCGAGTGAAGCGGATGCCGAAGGTCGAAAAGCTGGCAAGAAGCGGCGCGGCAAGACAGCAGCTCTGggcgacgagagcagcgagatcACTGGAAGCAAGGGTCGAGGAAAACAGCCGACGTCGTCATACTGGTCGGTCGCGGAGCGATATGAGTTCTTGCGTGCGCTGGTGGTACATGGGCCTAGATGGGAAGTCGTGTCATCCACTTTGGCGCAAAAGTCGACTGCTCAGGCGCGCAACTACTTTGCTCGAAACGAGGACGAAACCGACTTTGCTGAAGCCgcagctttggctcgcTACCACGCTGATGCACCTCTGGAAGAGCGTGAGAAAGTCGCGCTAGCCTTCGTGCGTCAACGCTTTGCAAACAGCTCCGCCTctgctcttcctgcttCGACCTCATCCGGGCCTGTTCCTGGCCACGATGTCGCACGAATCACTCATCTTCCGCCGCCCCCTGGCATCTTGGCTGGTCAAGCTGACACGATCGATGTTAAAGTGCGGGAAGCGTCACCAGAATCAGCGATTCACCGACGCGGATTGCAGATCAACTCGCTTCTCAACGATACGAACGAGGCGACAATCGATCGTGGCGCACGACGTTTGTCTCTGCATGCCTGGCAGGCAGAACGCGGAGACTTGCCGTCAACGGCCTTCGGCCGAGACGGGTCTGTGCCGCCCTCGCTGTACGCAAGGCAAACCCAAGATCTGGAGGAGCGCAGACCACTCACTGCAGACCGCATTGATGGCATGCGCTCGGTCAATTCCGAAACTCGAAGCTCGCGAGATGATTTTGACGATCGAGCCCGAGCCTATGGCCGTCTGGAGTCACACCGACCTGTCGCTGAGAGCCGAGACGCTCGGGAGGAAGGagtcgattcacgatcctGGATGTACGATTCGCCTTACGAGGCGCATCGTCGGGTCTCACCCACGACAGGCTACGCAGCGATGGCGCCCCCTTCGCATCCAGCCGATCGTGGCATGCCAGCGTCGCGCTA of the Mycosarcoma maydis chromosome 2, whole genome shotgun sequence genome contains:
- a CDS encoding putative E2 ubiquitin-conjugating protein; this translates as MATKRINKELVDLGRDPPSSCSAGPTGDNMFQWQATIMGPGDSPYAGGVFFLSITFPTDYPFKPPKVSFSTKIYHPNINSNGSICLDILRDQWSPALTISKVLLSICSMLTDPNPDDPLVPEIANLYKTDRQRYESTAREWTRKYAM